One window from the genome of Metabacillus flavus encodes:
- a CDS encoding D-alanyl-D-alanine carboxypeptidase family protein, protein MFNRKLVFYFLLFFFIAGQVTSGQAAAAAVPKIYSQYAVVMDANSGELIYTRNQDKRWYPASMTKVLTAMILMDKVSPGTMMTASKNAVSKDASNSYFRLKAGEKMSREDALNALLILSCNDVAAMIAEHIAGSESKFSALMNKKAKEIGAKNSHFVTPNGLHSSKHYTTTQDMALLAREAYLKYPEVLKAMGTKSAVVRTSKRTVKLTSKATFHAMPYVIGGKTGYTNAARNSLVEIVKKNNTTLIGVVMKSTKSHAVKDIAAMTNYSFSMMETIQPVAAGQTAATINVRNTKVPLIVQNAISFSTKKDSRLPITIKNIFPRTPITSIAVGQPFGEVTVWKNDVKVGSSPLISTAAVKEPIVQPVDNE, encoded by the coding sequence ATGTTTAACAGAAAGCTAGTTTTCTATTTTCTTCTTTTCTTTTTTATCGCAGGTCAGGTTACTTCAGGTCAGGCAGCAGCAGCTGCTGTTCCAAAAATCTATAGCCAGTACGCTGTAGTCATGGACGCAAATTCAGGGGAACTCATTTATACGAGGAATCAGGACAAAAGATGGTATCCGGCGAGCATGACGAAGGTGCTGACCGCGATGATCTTAATGGATAAAGTATCACCCGGTACGATGATGACGGCAAGCAAGAACGCCGTGAGTAAGGATGCAAGCAACTCGTATTTCCGCTTAAAGGCCGGCGAAAAAATGAGCCGGGAGGATGCGCTCAATGCCTTGCTGATCCTGAGCTGCAATGATGTGGCGGCGATGATTGCCGAGCATATAGCGGGAAGCGAATCGAAATTCAGCGCATTAATGAATAAGAAGGCAAAGGAAATCGGGGCAAAGAATAGCCATTTCGTCACCCCGAACGGACTGCACAGCAGCAAACACTATACGACTACTCAGGATATGGCACTGCTCGCACGGGAAGCGTACTTGAAATATCCGGAAGTTCTTAAAGCGATGGGAACAAAATCAGCAGTCGTCCGTACCTCAAAGCGGACCGTGAAATTGACAAGCAAGGCCACCTTCCATGCCATGCCATACGTCATCGGGGGTAAAACAGGATACACCAATGCAGCCCGCAATTCCCTCGTTGAAATCGTAAAGAAAAATAACACCACCCTGATCGGAGTGGTGATGAAATCGACTAAATCCCATGCGGTAAAGGACATCGCCGCTATGACGAACTACTCCTTCTCCATGATGGAGACCATCCAGCCAGTCGCGGCGGGACAAACGGCGGCCACCATTAATGTCCGCAACACCAAGGTCCCATTAATTGTTCAGAATGCCATCTCCTTTTCCACCAAAAAGGATTCAAGACTGCCGATTACGATAAAAAATATTTTTCCAAGAACGCCGATCACTTCTATTGCCGTTGGACAGCCATTTGGTGAGGTAACGGTTTGGAAGAATGACGTAAAGGTAGGAAGCTCGCCGCTCATTTCGACAGCAGCGGTGAAGGAACCGATCGTTCAACCTGTTGATAATGAATAG
- a CDS encoding YheC/YheD family protein — protein sequence MSKIPRGRWSQYQTLQANENINSYLLKTDLFMEDSFLKNLQHHLTIRPCFGREEIRVSKIAGREDQFKVIDVFGRTESTLSGKKEVYHHLNDLCKTDQFYILQDTDLLRTKDAPIFELLVTVHRDLRFIWQVTDIIEKNGLTNRRQMKSILKMVNDAAIEAALCLVGDEADCSTIIIEFGLLLDKLWIQDIELHFSKSKWSQYQLLSFNDDLSRFLPHTQLATPNTFFSFIKKYRQVMLKPCNGQWGIGVIKVSLKKGGIFEVHSERKKVELKGQQEITDYLQTHYFSKDRYIIQNRIKLGTIDDCIFDARVMVQREDSNSTWEITAKVAKIATKDFIVTNVAKSILLLEEALGNSSNNKRKIKKLLSKIDRICKIGALYLGDYYQDVTCIGMDIGIDHRGRIWIFETNLVPDITLFKRLQDRSIYEKIITMRRKKG from the coding sequence ATGAGCAAAATTCCGAGGGGAAGATGGAGCCAATACCAAACATTGCAAGCTAATGAAAACATCAACTCCTATTTATTAAAAACAGACCTATTTATGGAAGACTCATTTTTAAAAAATTTACAACATCATTTAACCATCAGACCATGTTTCGGACGGGAGGAAATCCGGGTTTCCAAGATTGCGGGAAGGGAAGATCAATTTAAAGTAATAGATGTGTTTGGCCGGACAGAATCTACGTTAAGCGGAAAAAAAGAAGTTTATCATCACCTAAATGACTTATGTAAAACGGATCAGTTTTACATACTCCAAGATACCGATTTACTGCGTACAAAAGATGCTCCTATTTTTGAACTCCTTGTAACGGTACACCGGGATCTGCGTTTTATATGGCAAGTAACAGACATCATTGAAAAGAATGGTCTGACGAATCGCAGGCAAATGAAATCCATCTTAAAAATGGTAAATGATGCTGCAATTGAGGCAGCTTTATGTTTAGTGGGGGATGAAGCAGACTGTTCAACAATCATCATTGAATTTGGATTATTACTAGATAAGTTGTGGATTCAAGATATCGAACTGCATTTTTCTAAAAGCAAATGGAGTCAATATCAACTATTATCCTTCAACGATGACCTATCCCGCTTCCTCCCCCATACTCAACTAGCTACCCCGAACACATTTTTTAGCTTTATTAAAAAGTACAGGCAGGTCATGCTGAAACCATGTAATGGACAATGGGGAATTGGTGTAATAAAAGTCTCCCTGAAAAAAGGGGGCATTTTTGAGGTTCACAGCGAAAGAAAAAAAGTCGAATTGAAGGGTCAGCAGGAAATCACCGACTATCTTCAAACACATTATTTTTCAAAAGACAGGTACATCATTCAAAATAGGATAAAATTGGGCACGATTGATGATTGCATCTTTGACGCTCGAGTGATGGTCCAGCGGGAAGACAGCAATAGTACTTGGGAAATTACCGCGAAAGTTGCGAAGATTGCGACAAAGGACTTTATCGTGACCAATGTAGCCAAATCAATCTTGCTGCTGGAAGAAGCACTGGGTAACTCATCAAATAACAAAAGAAAAATTAAAAAATTACTGTCTAAAATAGATCGAATTTGCAAGATTGGAGCCCTGTATTTAGGGGATTATTATCAAGACGTCACTTGTATTGGCATGGATATTGGTATTGACCATAGAGGCCGCATCTGGATTTTCGAAACGAATTTAGTCCCCGATATTACCCTTTTTAAAAGGCTGCAAGATCGAAGTATTTACGAAAAAATCATTACAATGCGGAGAAAGAAGGGATAG
- a CDS encoding UDP-N-acetylmuramoyl-tripeptide--D-alanyl-D-alanine ligase — MMPLLWNLPLTFQSKHRLTLIGRCTNQPFINHIWIRKEADSQVEPLLVSRIRKILRGDLHCGTEDWYIKHAIVHNRQELKGKNSLIFLNKRESIHWGFLEKVSPCLVVTDKPVEELRSVRQNTTVIRVKSMLQAYWKFMDYYRNLFDIPVVAITGTCGKTTTKEMIKYILSQTYSVQATESSKNEPRLSFPYLLGIDKNTDMAVFETGLGNTGNIKHQCLIYQPTIGIITNIGAHHLDGCKTLEGYIQAKGEMVEGVKPNGTLILNADDENIKKISLDRFRGKVIYFSTKISSDFKADRILFAKGGMEFTLVYNRTRYPVFVPGYGEHQVSNALAAIAAVTEMGMEIKEAIKGLATFKNMQRHLEVTKGIKGSTIIDDTWTINPLSIEAALNVMDEIGMGRKKILLLGDINRLGSYEKEYHQKIGKIVAERSYDTLFTIGIKAEEIGQQAIRSGFKGNVHMFPAVDGLKELLVKKLDANTMVLIKGPMKSRSMIDLASSLKLNEQHE, encoded by the coding sequence ATGATGCCATTGCTCTGGAATCTCCCCCTTACCTTCCAATCAAAACACAGACTTACTTTAATAGGTAGATGTACAAACCAACCTTTTATAAACCACATATGGATAAGAAAGGAGGCAGATAGTCAGGTGGAACCATTATTAGTTAGCAGAATAAGAAAGATATTAAGGGGCGATTTGCATTGCGGTACAGAGGATTGGTATATAAAGCATGCAATTGTGCATAATCGCCAAGAGCTAAAGGGAAAAAATTCACTTATATTTTTAAACAAGAGGGAATCCATTCATTGGGGATTTCTTGAAAAAGTAAGCCCTTGTTTGGTTGTTACAGATAAACCTGTGGAAGAATTACGCAGCGTACGGCAGAATACTACCGTTATACGTGTGAAGAGCATGCTTCAGGCGTATTGGAAATTCATGGATTACTACCGAAATCTATTTGATATTCCTGTTGTGGCCATTACAGGTACATGCGGAAAAACGACGACCAAAGAAATGATCAAATATATATTGAGCCAAACTTATAGTGTACAAGCAACAGAAAGCAGCAAGAATGAGCCCCGGCTATCATTTCCTTATCTATTGGGCATTGATAAAAATACGGATATGGCAGTCTTTGAAACGGGTCTGGGGAATACAGGCAATATTAAACACCAGTGTCTTATATACCAGCCCACTATCGGAATAATCACGAATATTGGGGCCCACCATCTCGATGGCTGCAAGACATTAGAAGGGTATATTCAGGCTAAGGGAGAGATGGTAGAAGGCGTTAAACCGAATGGGACCCTGATTTTAAATGCAGACGATGAAAATATTAAAAAGATTTCCTTGGACCGTTTCAGAGGGAAAGTTATTTATTTTAGTACAAAAATCAGTTCTGATTTTAAAGCTGACAGAATTCTTTTTGCAAAGGGCGGGATGGAGTTTACTCTTGTTTATAACCGAACAAGGTATCCCGTATTTGTGCCCGGTTATGGAGAACATCAAGTTTCCAATGCACTTGCTGCAATTGCGGCTGTTACAGAGATGGGAATGGAGATTAAAGAAGCTATTAAGGGCTTGGCGACTTTCAAAAATATGCAGCGCCATTTAGAGGTCACAAAAGGGATTAAGGGTTCAACCATTATTGATGACACTTGGACCATCAACCCTTTGTCGATTGAGGCTGCCTTAAATGTAATGGATGAGATAGGAATGGGTCGTAAAAAAATCTTATTATTAGGTGATATTAATCGTCTCGGCAGTTATGAAAAAGAATACCATCAAAAAATAGGAAAGATTGTTGCTGAAAGATCCTATGATACATTATTCACAATTGGCATAAAGGCAGAAGAAATAGGACAGCAAGCAATCCGAAGCGGTTTTAAAGGGAATGTTCATATGTTTCCCGCAGTGGATGGTTTGAAAGAGCTTTTAGTCAAGAAACTGGACGCTAATACGATGGTCCTTATCAAAGGTCCGATGAAAAGCAGGTCAATGATTGATTTAGCCAGCAGTTTAAAGCTAAATGAGCAGCATGAATAA
- a CDS encoding ATP-grasp domain-containing protein, giving the protein MFDLKSIIFINTNTTGSSYGGIKVAKRLGFYIHLLKNRIENRDHFPEVDEIHAVNLNRMAEIEDTVLKICTSHHVSCIISFIDSQVYLAAGLSNQFCGTNLSVDSFMRMEDKLLTRKHLHNKDYSPWYLSIRTDELIKDFLHLVEDRNPIIVKSPKSCGSKDVFLITSKGKLRNRLQFLKNHYPKEDILVEEYLDGPQYIVEAIVYKGHIEIAAVIEQEITKKERFIVTGYSITPEIDLQVYNTLCEKSFEIIKDLGLENGNCHLELRLVDGQWKLIEANPRISGGVMNNLIKEAYGFDYTEQIVKVYLGMEPSIAKIQEESVYAHYLTVDTTGKLSRISGSDKAMNTAGVVDVYIKPQLGQILTPPMAMGQRCGYVMAKGKTKDEAKSIALKAARHIHFQLNPI; this is encoded by the coding sequence ATGTTTGATTTGAAATCCATTATTTTTATTAATACAAATACAACTGGTTCCTCCTATGGAGGAATCAAGGTTGCTAAAAGACTTGGATTCTATATACATTTGCTTAAAAATCGAATAGAAAATAGGGATCACTTTCCCGAGGTCGATGAAATTCATGCAGTTAATCTGAATCGTATGGCAGAAATAGAAGACACTGTTTTAAAAATCTGCACGAGCCATCATGTTTCTTGTATTATTAGCTTTATTGATTCACAGGTTTATTTAGCAGCAGGTTTGTCCAATCAATTTTGCGGAACAAATTTATCGGTGGATTCCTTCATGCGTATGGAGGATAAACTCTTAACAAGAAAACATCTTCACAATAAGGATTATTCACCTTGGTATTTATCGATTCGAACAGATGAGTTGATTAAGGATTTTCTTCACCTTGTTGAGGATCGTAATCCCATTATTGTCAAATCACCGAAATCCTGTGGTTCAAAAGATGTTTTTCTAATTACCTCTAAAGGGAAATTAAGAAACCGGCTTCAGTTTCTTAAAAATCATTACCCAAAGGAAGATATTCTAGTTGAAGAATACCTCGATGGCCCGCAATATATTGTAGAGGCGATTGTTTATAAGGGACACATTGAAATTGCTGCAGTGATTGAACAGGAAATAACAAAAAAAGAAAGGTTTATTGTCACAGGGTACAGCATAACACCTGAAATAGATTTACAGGTATACAACACTCTTTGTGAAAAATCCTTTGAGATAATAAAAGACTTAGGTCTGGAAAATGGAAATTGCCATCTAGAGTTAAGACTTGTCGATGGGCAATGGAAGTTAATTGAGGCAAATCCCCGTATTTCTGGAGGAGTAATGAACAATCTGATTAAAGAAGCTTACGGATTTGATTATACAGAACAAATTGTAAAGGTTTATTTGGGTATGGAACCATCAATAGCCAAGATCCAAGAAGAGTCTGTTTACGCCCATTACCTTACAGTTGATACGACAGGAAAATTGTCACGGATTTCAGGAAGTGACAAAGCAATGAACACGGCTGGAGTAGTAGATGTTTATATTAAACCCCAATTGGGACAGATCCTGACACCCCCTATGGCAATGGGGCAAAGATGCGGTTATGTAATGGCAAAAGGGAAAACAAAGGATGAGGCTAAATCCATTGCGTTAAAAGCTGCAAGGCATATTCATTTTCAATTAAATCCGATTTAG
- a CDS encoding C40 family peptidase: MKKFMFVIAGMLLMSIIHIPKDNNASAAPIVNNSQTADQVADSIIKSGVGLMGKATYSTSEYKNTYPYKFSCASFIDYIFKQNGVDLATYNEDYMLQLGVSVNKDQLQKGDLVFFDQVKTDSNPSDHVGIYMGDNKLLHMADSKQNIVITDMNAKSYYKDNYAGARRVIQSYLPSKPYTAADKTVNLAYTLMGDVKASNSVNNPSTKTFTNGGFVNYVYGQNGISLGSNYVSELAKKGTYVPRSNLKKGDLVFFGNKNGSPNIVGIYGGNHKIILTNPSDGVVSRVLFYPWYDENYLTARRVMK; the protein is encoded by the coding sequence GTGAAGAAATTTATGTTTGTTATAGCAGGTATGTTATTGATGTCCATTATTCACATACCAAAAGATAACAATGCGAGTGCAGCACCAATTGTCAATAACAGCCAAACAGCTGACCAGGTTGCGGATTCCATCATTAAATCAGGTGTTGGTTTAATGGGTAAAGCAACTTACAGTACAAGTGAATACAAAAATACATATCCGTACAAATTTTCATGTGCCAGCTTTATTGACTACATTTTCAAACAAAATGGAGTAGATTTAGCAACCTACAATGAAGATTACATGCTGCAGCTAGGGGTTTCAGTAAATAAAGATCAGCTTCAAAAAGGAGATTTGGTGTTCTTCGATCAGGTCAAAACAGATAGCAATCCCTCTGATCATGTAGGAATTTATATGGGGGATAACAAGCTCCTTCATATGGCTGACTCTAAACAAAATATTGTGATTACTGACATGAATGCTAAATCTTACTACAAAGACAATTATGCTGGAGCCAGACGTGTAATTCAAAGCTATCTGCCTTCAAAGCCATATACTGCAGCCGACAAAACTGTGAATTTGGCTTATACCTTAATGGGTGACGTGAAAGCCAGTAATTCTGTTAATAATCCATCCACGAAAACTTTTACGAACGGCGGGTTTGTGAACTATGTGTATGGGCAAAACGGAATATCTCTTGGGTCAAACTACGTTAGCGAGCTTGCTAAAAAAGGTACATATGTACCAAGATCAAACCTGAAAAAAGGCGACTTAGTATTCTTCGGCAATAAAAATGGATCACCTAATATTGTTGGAATATACGGTGGAAATCACAAAATCATCCTCACCAATCCTTCTGATGGAGTTGTCTCAAGGGTGCTGTTTTATCCTTGGTACGACGAGAATTATTTAACAGCACGAAGAGTGATGAAGTAA
- a CDS encoding CotY/CotZ family spore coat protein, with protein sequence MRNKHDMFLEFQQRHMTPKKLQELEGSQGLPILLYTESGEPFEGIVINGDDDFFSSPFFILKSIDEIQHCATLTSLKPLSIDGCKVELPDCVYSLKTTSHCITVDLNDFCGIQVLSSKLVNRQLPFINPK encoded by the coding sequence ATGAGAAATAAACATGATATGTTTTTGGAATTCCAGCAAAGACATATGACCCCAAAAAAATTACAAGAGTTAGAAGGCAGCCAAGGTTTGCCCATTTTGCTTTACACAGAATCTGGTGAGCCTTTTGAAGGTATTGTCATAAATGGTGATGATGATTTCTTTTCTTCCCCGTTCTTTATTTTGAAAAGCATAGATGAAATTCAGCACTGTGCCACTTTAACATCCCTGAAACCTTTGAGTATAGATGGATGCAAAGTTGAATTGCCTGATTGTGTTTATTCTCTTAAGACGACCAGCCATTGCATAACAGTTGATTTAAACGATTTTTGCGGAATACAAGTTCTCTCCTCCAAATTAGTCAACAGGCAGCTGCCTTTTATTAATCCAAAATAA
- a CDS encoding ATP-grasp domain-containing protein, protein MKTIIFIAVNKSGSSREAVKAAEQLGYYTVVFTDREKQIQDRKEYPDVHQLILSNLSDLGMLRNQIESLKLRGNEIAAITSFVDQHVYTASVLADEFCHNYLSSDAIFVMENKEETRKHFSAEPYTPAFLLIEEDSKLDMKTSIEKVNYPAMVKCSKSTGSKDVFFCANRNVLLKHVTRLREKDPGETLIIEEYIDGEQYLVEVLVFKGQIRTAAIVKQEITRGKRFIITGYGVLAEVQPGLEEGITKIIQSIVSSLKINNGAFHLELRLTDRGWKLIEINPRISGGAMNKMIQAAFGYSLVKETLKMLLGDSPSLERQTNQFVFTQHVIIENKGVLEKVTGKGRAINTPGVVEVYIKPRKGTFITPPLSMGHRYAYVIAAGDSMEKAESSAKRAANEIVFHIREEGQKNTRIE, encoded by the coding sequence GTGAAAACCATTATTTTTATTGCAGTAAATAAATCCGGATCCAGCAGAGAGGCTGTAAAAGCAGCAGAACAATTAGGATATTATACAGTTGTGTTTACAGACCGTGAAAAACAAATACAGGATCGAAAGGAATATCCTGATGTTCACCAGCTCATCTTATCAAATTTAAGCGATCTGGGGATGTTGAGGAATCAAATAGAGTCATTAAAACTTAGGGGAAATGAGATTGCTGCGATAACAAGCTTTGTCGATCAGCATGTTTACACAGCCTCAGTTTTAGCTGATGAATTTTGCCATAATTATTTATCCAGTGATGCCATTTTTGTCATGGAAAATAAGGAAGAGACAAGGAAACATTTTTCAGCGGAACCCTACACACCAGCTTTTTTATTGATTGAAGAAGATTCTAAGCTGGATATGAAAACCTCCATTGAAAAGGTGAATTATCCTGCAATGGTCAAGTGTTCGAAATCAACGGGGTCAAAAGATGTATTTTTTTGCGCTAACCGGAATGTACTGCTGAAACATGTAACAAGGCTGCGGGAGAAAGATCCGGGAGAAACACTAATTATTGAAGAGTACATTGATGGGGAGCAATATTTAGTGGAGGTCCTTGTTTTCAAAGGACAAATACGGACAGCTGCCATAGTTAAACAGGAAATTACCAGGGGAAAGAGATTTATCATAACGGGGTATGGGGTGCTGGCTGAGGTTCAGCCTGGTTTGGAAGAAGGCATTACGAAAATCATCCAATCTATCGTCTCTTCATTGAAAATAAACAATGGAGCTTTTCATCTTGAGTTAAGGCTGACAGATCGGGGATGGAAACTCATTGAAATAAATCCGAGAATTTCTGGCGGAGCCATGAATAAAATGATTCAAGCAGCTTTTGGATATAGTCTCGTAAAAGAAACGCTTAAAATGCTTCTTGGCGACAGTCCGTCATTGGAAAGGCAGACAAATCAATTTGTCTTTACACAGCATGTGATTATTGAAAATAAAGGCGTATTAGAAAAGGTAACAGGTAAAGGAAGAGCAATTAACACTCCCGGTGTGGTGGAGGTCTATATAAAACCTAGAAAAGGAACCTTCATTACACCGCCGTTGTCGATGGGACATAGGTATGCATACGTTATAGCAGCGGGGGATTCAATGGAGAAAGCTGAAAGCTCAGCGAAGAGAGCAGCCAATGAGATTGTGTTTCATATACGAGAAGAAGGACAGAAAAACACCCGCATCGAATGA
- a CDS encoding YheC/YheD family protein, producing MTLIGMLHHRRDPATVIKSYAYAIVAKAEGADFVYFTPKGVNFVNKTIKGYVYENGSWNERITAFPDVIYNTGSPEKLEKSKDIIKRLRNFIPFTTYSIGNKWNVNERLKKGKEFSKYLIPSKIMKEWKDFYGVLNAFNEVVVKPIDGRKGQGIFFIRKTKSGFIVNKDFKDRTYTLQELEHFLQTLFKENAYIVQPYICSKTKTGLVFDLRLHVQKNGSGDWVITTIYPRIAPEGTIITNINNGGYTNYLEPFLNKEFGEEESYNIKRTLEHFSLGLARHLDELQMLEYQEVIDEIGIDAGLDKDNKLWIYEVNWRPGCPPAFYLEMDVVKNTIQYAMYLANNQQKIKKEIQQVKKKNMEKKKIPTIAITGSAGKTTTKSFISSILKTRMNIFESKDYWNTTEHTKKHADEIDSSHEAIVLEYGMAYPGVITEHCSIIQPNISVVTNIGMAHIGNFNGDITKVAQAKSELIHGMRQDGVLFINKDDENSKHLEIDRFKGKIITTGIKTPADYKAYDVSYGDNGMNFKMKLHNEEYSFFIPIYGEHHIYNAINAIAVADHLGFTPLEIKSGLLFKKPPRRLTIYNLNKSITLIDDTVHSHPQGVMAAIDVLKNIGSHRKIAIIGQMRELGELQTEQYKKVGQYLAKQKIDRVITYGYKTDTIGTEAIRAGIPAQHVRHFLDKEKLHEYLQGILKQHDTVLVKGASKTNMFDTVRYLSTTIGEIR from the coding sequence ATGACTTTAATAGGCATGCTTCATCATAGGAGAGATCCTGCTACGGTGATTAAATCTTATGCCTACGCCATTGTCGCAAAGGCAGAAGGTGCTGATTTTGTCTATTTCACACCTAAAGGCGTAAATTTTGTAAATAAGACAATAAAGGGTTACGTATATGAAAATGGCTCATGGAATGAGCGAATCACGGCATTTCCTGATGTCATATACAATACCGGAAGTCCTGAAAAACTGGAAAAGTCAAAAGATATAATCAAAAGGCTGCGAAACTTTATTCCGTTCACTACCTATTCAATAGGGAATAAATGGAATGTAAACGAACGATTAAAAAAAGGAAAGGAATTCTCTAAATATTTAATCCCTTCAAAGATCATGAAAGAATGGAAAGACTTTTATGGAGTGTTAAATGCCTTTAATGAAGTTGTAGTAAAACCGATTGATGGAAGGAAAGGGCAAGGAATCTTTTTTATTCGAAAAACCAAAAGCGGTTTTATCGTTAATAAAGACTTTAAGGATAGAACTTATACACTGCAGGAACTAGAGCATTTTTTACAGACTTTGTTTAAAGAGAACGCCTACATTGTTCAGCCCTATATTTGCAGCAAAACAAAAACAGGCCTCGTATTTGATCTTCGTCTCCATGTTCAAAAAAATGGATCAGGGGACTGGGTCATTACCACGATCTATCCTCGTATTGCTCCAGAAGGCACCATTATAACCAATATTAACAACGGAGGATATACAAATTATCTGGAACCTTTTCTCAACAAAGAATTTGGAGAAGAAGAATCTTATAATATTAAGCGGACACTTGAACATTTTTCTCTCGGGCTGGCTCGCCACCTTGATGAACTTCAAATGCTGGAATATCAAGAAGTCATCGATGAAATTGGGATTGATGCTGGTTTAGATAAAGACAATAAACTCTGGATTTATGAAGTGAATTGGCGCCCGGGCTGTCCTCCAGCCTTTTATTTAGAAATGGACGTGGTAAAGAACACGATTCAATACGCTATGTACTTAGCCAATAATCAGCAAAAAATCAAAAAGGAAATCCAGCAAGTAAAGAAAAAGAATATGGAAAAAAAGAAAATCCCGACCATCGCTATAACAGGAAGTGCGGGGAAAACTACGACTAAGTCCTTTATCTCATCTATTCTTAAAACAAGAATGAATATATTTGAATCAAAGGATTACTGGAATACGACGGAGCATACGAAAAAGCATGCAGATGAAATCGATTCATCTCATGAGGCGATTGTCCTGGAGTATGGTATGGCCTATCCTGGCGTCATTACGGAACATTGCAGCATCATTCAGCCAAACATTAGTGTCGTTACGAACATAGGTATGGCTCACATCGGAAACTTTAACGGGGATATCACAAAAGTCGCCCAAGCCAAATCAGAGTTAATTCATGGAATGCGCCAAGACGGAGTTTTATTCATCAATAAGGATGATGAGAATTCAAAACATCTTGAAATAGATCGTTTCAAGGGTAAAATCATCACTACCGGAATAAAAACTCCAGCTGATTACAAGGCTTATGATGTATCTTATGGGGATAATGGCATGAATTTTAAAATGAAGCTTCACAATGAAGAGTATTCATTTTTCATTCCAATTTATGGGGAGCACCATATCTATAACGCGATCAATGCCATTGCAGTTGCAGACCATTTAGGGTTCACACCGCTCGAAATAAAATCTGGACTGCTCTTTAAGAAGCCCCCTCGCCGCTTGACCATCTATAATCTAAATAAATCCATTACCTTGATTGATGATACGGTTCACTCACATCCACAAGGAGTAATGGCTGCAATCGATGTGCTTAAAAATATAGGTTCACACAGAAAAATTGCCATAATAGGACAAATGAGGGAGCTAGGCGAGCTGCAAACCGAACAATATAAAAAAGTGGGTCAGTATCTTGCCAAGCAGAAGATTGATAGGGTGATCACCTACGGGTATAAAACAGATACAATCGGTACCGAAGCTATCCGTGCAGGCATCCCAGCTCAGCACGTCCGGCATTTTCTGGATAAGGAGAAGCTGCATGAGTATTTGCAGGGGATTTTAAAACAACATGACACCGTTCTGGTTAAAGGTGCGAGTAAAACAAATATGTTTGATACGGTTCGGTACCTCAGTACCACTATAGGTGAAATCAGGTAG